A DNA window from Mesorhizobium sp. C432A contains the following coding sequences:
- a CDS encoding P1 family peptidase translates to MFRTGPRNLITDVAGLRVGNASDAKLKSGVTTVLCDEPAVGGVQILGGAPGTRETDLLEPHNSIEAVHAVVLSGGSAFGLDAASGVQAALREKGIGVDVGGFRVPIVPAAILFDLRNGGDKDWGRYPPYRDLGYEAAQAATVDFPLGTIGAGTGALSSGLKGGLGSASTVLDSGVTIGALAAANPTGSVTIARTRYFWAAPFEIGDEFGGLGYPSPMPDDARRILLKHRDKRVGGQAEAGGNTTIAVIATDAVLTKAAAKRLAISAHDGFVRAIWPVHTPADGDLVFALATGKSGTELSADDAIDFFAAAGATMARAISRGIHAATPADGDLFPVWSSR, encoded by the coding sequence GCGACGAACCGGCGGTCGGTGGCGTGCAGATCCTCGGCGGCGCGCCGGGCACGCGCGAGACCGACCTGCTCGAACCGCACAATTCCATCGAGGCGGTTCATGCCGTCGTGCTGTCGGGCGGCTCGGCCTTCGGCCTCGACGCCGCCTCCGGCGTTCAGGCAGCGCTGCGCGAAAAAGGCATTGGCGTCGATGTTGGCGGCTTTCGCGTGCCGATCGTGCCGGCGGCGATCCTGTTCGACCTGCGCAATGGCGGCGACAAGGATTGGGGCCGTTATCCTCCCTACCGCGACCTCGGCTACGAAGCCGCCCAGGCGGCAACAGTCGACTTTCCGCTCGGCACAATCGGCGCCGGCACCGGGGCGCTGAGTTCCGGGCTGAAGGGCGGCCTTGGCTCTGCCTCGACTGTGCTCGACAGCGGCGTCACCATCGGCGCACTGGCCGCCGCCAACCCGACCGGCTCGGTAACGATCGCGCGGACCCGCTATTTCTGGGCAGCACCCTTCGAGATCGGCGATGAATTCGGAGGCCTCGGCTATCCCTCGCCGATGCCGGACGACGCCAGGCGAATCCTGTTGAAACACCGCGACAAGCGTGTCGGTGGACAAGCCGAGGCCGGTGGCAACACCACTATCGCCGTCATCGCCACCGACGCCGTGCTGACCAAGGCGGCAGCCAAGCGGCTGGCCATTTCAGCGCATGACGGTTTCGTGCGCGCCATCTGGCCCGTGCACACGCCGGCTGACGGCGATCTGGTGTTCGCGCTGGCGACGGGGAAGAGCGGCACAGAACTCAGCGCCGACGATGCCATCGATTTCTTTGCCGCCGCCGGCGCCACCATGGCGCGCGCCATCAGCCGCGGCATCCATGCCGCGACGCCGGCCGATGGCGATCTGTTTCCGGTGTGGTCGTCGCGCTGA